A genomic stretch from Streptococcus oralis includes:
- a CDS encoding NUDIX hydrolase — translation MTQQDFRTKVGNTVFGVRATALILQNGKLLVTKDKGKYYTIGGAIQVNESTEEAVVREVREELGVKAQAGHLAFVVENRFEQDGVSYHNIEFHYLVNLLEEAPLTMQEDEKMQPCEWIDLDELQNIQLVPAFLKTALPDLDGQLRHIHLEE, via the coding sequence ATGACTCAACAAGACTTTCGGACAAAAGTGGGAAATACAGTTTTTGGTGTTCGAGCGACTGCCTTGATTCTCCAAAATGGCAAGCTCCTAGTTACCAAAGACAAGGGCAAGTATTACACTATTGGCGGTGCGATTCAAGTCAATGAAAGCACGGAAGAAGCGGTAGTTCGTGAAGTGAGGGAAGAACTAGGTGTCAAAGCTCAAGCTGGGCATCTAGCTTTCGTGGTTGAAAATCGTTTTGAACAAGACGGTGTTTCCTATCACAACATCGAGTTTCATTACCTGGTGAATTTGCTTGAAGAAGCTCCATTGACCATGCAGGAAGACGAAAAAATGCAGCCTTGTGAGTGGATTGACTTGGATGAACTCCAGAATATCCAGCTAGTTCCAGCCTTTTTAAAAACAGCCCTACCAGATTTGGACGGTCAACTAAGACACATTCATCTTGAGGAATAG